In the genome of Populus trichocarpa isolate Nisqually-1 chromosome 10, P.trichocarpa_v4.1, whole genome shotgun sequence, the window ccaaaaaattgacatgtgccctaacttctgcatgttatactaccttgaaaatgctgagatgaccgagtgcatgacatgcgggcattcccgttacaaacctagaactggcaggggaaagactctagtggcatataaaaaacttagatacttcccgatcacacctagactgcagaggttattcatgtcaccaaggactgctgagcacatgacatggcaccaagcacaccatgcggttgatggagtgatggttcatccttctgacggcgaagcgtggaaacgctttaacagtgttcatcctcacttttcagctgaatcaaggaatgtgcgtcttgggttgtgtacagacggattcaacccatttaggtaatttgctgctccttattcttgttggccggtcatattcacagtttataacttgccaccgggaatgtgtatgaggccggagttcatgtttttatctactgtcatacccggtccaagaagcccggggcagaatatagatgtttgtcttcgaccgttgattgatgagttggcgcagttgtggtcctccggagctctgacttatgatatatcaaggaaacaaaatttccttatgagggcggcattgatgtggactatcaatgattttccagcttatggaatgctttctggttggagcacgcatgggaaactcgcatgtccatactgcatggaaaacaacaaggcattcaccctagcaaacggaggtaaagcttcttttttttactgtcaccgtcgcttcttgccacttcatcacaggtacagaaagaacagaaaagatttcttgattggcagagttgaaaaagatgttgcatccccgcgtctttctgatgaagaattgcatgatgttgtctcagagtacggtgacattatgtttggccttcaatcaggtaagcaaaagtttcctggttttggtttgacccataattgggtaaagcgaagtatcttttttgagcttccttattggaagaccaatctgctccgccataaccttgacgtcatgcacatcgaaaagaacatgtttgagaacattttcaacaccgtcatagATGTGAAGggaaagacaaaggacaacatcaaggctagattggatatagctttatactgtaaccgtaaaaatatggagttggtttatgatgagtcacgggtcgcaaaaccaagagcaagcttcgtgttagagaaaaacgcacaactgctagtctacaaatgacTTAAGAGTTTGcattttccggatggacatgcatcgaacatatcaaggctggttaatatagaggactgcagattgtatggaatgaagagtcatgactgccacgtgtttatgcaaacactcatcccattagcttttcgtgatttgttgccaaagggaatatgggatgcactcacggagatcagtcatttcttcagagatatatgctccaacaagttgaatgttgatcacattgagaggtttcaaacgaatatcatcgagacactatgcaaacttgagatgatattccctccatcattttttgactcaatggagcatctccctatacatctaccgttcgaggcaaaagctggaggaccggtccaatatagatggatgtacccattcgaacggttagatattacagttgcaatgtaattcatatataaaagtattttatatgtttttcttaattgaaaatacttgattaatatttcaatgcaggtacttgtttaatctcaagaaaaaggttaagaacaaggcgcatgttgaggcttcgatatgtgaggcctatattgttgaggagatctcaacatttatctcgtactatttcgaacctcatctgagaacgagaatcaatcgcgttccatggcatgatgatggcggtgaagtgccttccagtgggaacttgtcaatattctccaatactggacgacccacacctaaaaatgccgtaagaggaagatatttgtcggaaatagagttcaaacaagcacacaactatgttctatttaactgtgatgagctgagaccttttattcagtaagtttatactaattaaactttgttagtaatatactgttaattatatattgtaatatcatacactcattatcacttgcaggcaacatcgtcaatatttgctctccaataactcacagctgaccgaatcccagatctttcaattacaagatgagcagtttgccacgtggttcagaacacatgtaagcactatcacaaactcattctaacttgcaaaattactgtacgtatgcatgtcattacgagattctcgttcatttactgtttattgatgtacattacatacaaggtttatcaaatgggaaggagtgcacctaagtcattgtcttcactaagcctggggcctgaaagaaaatgtaagtgctacaacgggtattttgtcaatggatatgttttccatactgaagaatacgggtaaggaagaaagacatacaacaacggtgtttgtgttaagggatccactagtagtgagttagaagttgactactatggtagattagaagaggtcgtcgaactgcaatatcataacgagcagaatatagtgtttttattcaaatgctattggtatgacacgactgaaaGAGGAATCAttgttgatccgcactatggtctggtcgaaatcaactcaaaagctagactccgcaacataaacgatgtctttgttttcgcaaagcaatgtcaacaagtttattacacatacaccccttcatttagaaaggatcgatcaagagtggattggttgtccgttttaaaaacgaaaccccggggtcgtgtcgaggttgttcaggatgagaacgaagacacaagtgtgcgagatgaagtctttcaagttagtgaggtggttgaaccatatcgagttgctccttcgattgaattggaagaaaattcaaattttcgtgttttcgatgatagtcttgttgatgttgacgcagaggagttgaattttgttttgagctctagcggacaaccaaatatcgatgaaaaagatgatattcatattgaagattgcgatgaaggtgatgacaattcaattgatgacgacgaagaagaaaattctgactaactaccaaaatgaagccctatgtaaaaccctttttttcatgtaatttagattataaatgatatatatattttgaaacacaaaatatttattactttaaataattagttgaaatgccacaattatgagataattacttgaaataattattgatcatggatgatatattttgtgacatgaaataattacttgaaatgccaccacatcaccgacggccacggcatttcacagagagttcgaaaataattacttgaaatgccacccgatcaccgacggctacaccgacggccttaagtccgtcggcatttcacagagagttcaaaaataattacttgaaatgccacccgatcACCGACGGCTACACCGACGACGTTCAGTTCGtcagcatttcacagagagttcgaaaataattacttgaaatgccaccaaaTCACCGACAGCCTTacgtccgtcggcatttcacagagagttcgaaaataattacttgaaatgccacccaatcaccgacggctacaccgacggccttaagtccgtcggcatttcacagagagttcgaaaataattacttgaaatgccaccctatcaccgacggccacaccgacgaatttaaatccgtcggtaagttgtcggcgggtcaattttaccgacaaaattaccgacggaccgcgcgaatttcaaagggttgtgcattaaatgcgcctctgaccgcgtcatcttgccgacggaatttccgacggaccacgaaaaatatggagggtcattaaaaattttggtgcgaaattcaaaatttactgacggatttttaacacatcaccgacggaataaattaaaataataattaattttatagccgtcggtgaatccgtcggtaaaactgccatataagttcaagtgaccgcccattcagttcattttttcttctccttcgtttctcaccttaagaatttgatttttttcctctccattcttcaaagctttcacctccaatctctagcaagttttcttcatcatcttcatcagtttaaaaggttagtgttttctctatttcattttactttaatagtttttttttactatttttttggttattttttttgttttggtgtattttttgtaatgtagataaagtttatagttttttttttgcataattcattgctaaagtctaaagctttttttttttgaatttattgaatattttttattgttgtattggcataattattattagttaatttgttgaatatttattgttaatgttgaatttaccatagaattagtaattgaatatgttggaataattattaattttactttattattgcatgatttgtgtttaattttttccatttattttgattgttattctagagtttttttttttaatttattgttttgttgtattggcataattacttgaattgtaattgttaatgttgaatttaccgtagaattagtaattgaatatgttggaataattattagttttactctattattgcatgctttgtgtttaattttttccatttattttgattattattctagagttttttatttatttattgttttgttgtattggcataattattgaataattacttgaattgtaattcttaatgttgaatttaacttaggattagtaattgaatatgttggaataattagtatagattgggtaaattggttgtggctattgttaatatgtgcaggtttgtggatttgggtagtatccggtgttgtaacccatttttgggttccccccataaaaatataaatatatagccggaagaaattagaaaaaaataataagaggtgggagtgctcagaaaatggttggaaaattggtcaatgaggttaaaaatagaaagattGGAGTTaggacagtatattcttgaaggatgaGAGCCCTATTGAGAGgggaattttgaaatttgaggagaaaagcccaaatttggatgtttatggacttaattggatttttaaatgaatttataggggatttgattgtaagaaaaattgatttttaagtcaatttgggttttaattagaagaaatttaagttctggggccaaaatatattttttaggaatttattaggtcaaatcaggggcttaattgcataaatattgaagtttaagggccaattggggacttaattgagaaaatccgaaatcagggaccaaattggaagaggcgcgtaaatggaggggctgcaattattcgattcaggggcctaattgaagaaattgaaagtttattaatcaattgagggcgcaattgcataaatcagaggccaaggaccaaagtgaaaaacgcggccaactataggggcggagaccgaaattggcagggatgcaattgaaggaaagaagataattgagggctgctttgcaaattgacgcgttttggcgTCTTGCTGGACTTAAATGAAACAGCGCGTTTTGcctaa includes:
- the LOC127905885 gene encoding uncharacterized protein LOC127905885 — translated: MKSHDCHVFMQTLIPLAFRDLLPKGIWDALTEISHFFRDICSNKLNVDHIERFQTNIIETLCKLEMIFPPSFFDSMEHLPIHLPFEAKAGGPVQYRWMYPFERYLFNLKKKVKNKAHVEASICEAYIVEEISTFISYYFEPHLRTRINRVPWHDDGGEVPSSGNLSIFSNTGRPTPKNAVRGRYLSEIEFKQAHNYVLFNCDELRPFIQQHRQYLLSNNSQLTESQIFQLQDEQFATWFRTHVYQMGRSAPKSLSSLSLGPERKCKCYNGYFVNGYVFHTEEYG